From the Silurus meridionalis isolate SWU-2019-XX chromosome 5, ASM1480568v1, whole genome shotgun sequence genome, one window contains:
- the tmem35 gene encoding novel acetylcholine receptor chaperone, with amino-acid sequence MASPRTVTIVALSFALGLFFVFMGTIKLTPRLSKDAYSEMKRAYKSYAKALPGLKKLGITSVLLRKIIGTVEVACGVVLTLVPGKPKDVANFLLLLVMLAVLFFHQLVGDPLKRYAHALVFGILLTCRLLIARQSDDRPEREERREEQVNAQEKNKIKVS; translated from the exons ATGGCCTCACCGAGGACAGTAACCATCGTCGCCCTTTCTTTTGCACTAGGCCTCTTCTTCGTCTTCATGGGAACGATTAAACTCACGCCACGATTAAGTAAAGATGCCTACAGTGAAATG AAAAGGGCATATAAGAGTTATGCAAAGGCCCTGCCAGGTTTGAAGAAGCTGGGCATCACTTCTGTGCTTCTGCGCAAGATCATCGGCACTGTGGAAGTGGCGTGCGGCGTGGTCCTGACGCTGGTGCCTGGAAAACCGAAGGATGTTGCAAAtttcctgctgctgctggtcATGCTGGCTGTGCTTTTCTTCCATCAGCTCGTTGGTGATCCTCTAAAACGCTACGCCCATGCACTGGTGTTTGGCATCCTGCTCACTTGCCGCCTCCTGATCGCACGCCAGAGTGATGATCGGCCTGAGAGAGAGGAGCGACGAGAAGAACAGGTCAATGCTCaggaaaagaacaaaatcaAAGTTTCTTAG
- the arl13a gene encoding ADP-ribosylation factor-like protein 13A isoform X3: protein MQINKDILMFESRRWCSLPQLNMFNLMSNCCNWVSKLQQPMRKVTMVVVGLDKAGKTMCIRGMLRAPHGEVSPTHGCVRYELRFENFLVNLLDMGGSPEFRSCWREFYGEAHGVIFVVDSSDRHRMKEVKELLTEMLRQHRVAGKPLLANKQDKMNALLGSELIEALSLEKLVNQSQSLCHIEPCSALMDLRRWSDRKTLRGLRWLLRAVCLDYPDLCTRIDRDSGIPPVKEERERKGKAEKIQKKNNVQRHQGSKPDSHLAQCPLEEEQKNGNQLQTIRSTKENSLQKKLKKKKMKVKIKAISVRNDLDKKCKEKEVEGNEAENNVSSQEETDSHGLLRHKKRKLKPKSKVETLDQPESQESIPSKAGKKKKKVIKGKRKNKINTEEIPVNYRQPADLAATFDLYRKAILALKARQDQSLVPEQ, encoded by the exons atgcaaataaataaggaCATATTAAT GTTTGAATCAAGAAGATGGTGCTCCCTTCCTCAACTCAATATGTTCAATTTGATGAGCAACTGTTGCAACTGGGTTTCTAAACTGCAGCAACCCATGAG AAAAGTTACTATGGTGGTGGTTGGTCTTGACAAGGCTGGAAAGACAATGTGTATCCGGGGGATGCTAAGAG ctcCCCATGGAGAAGTGAGTCCTACTCATGGATGTGTCCGTTATGAGTTAAGGTTCGAAAACTTCCTAGTGAATTTGCTGGATATGGGTGGAAGTCCTGAGTTTCGCTCATGCTGGAGGGAATTTTATGGTGAGGCCCATGGAGTCATTTTTGTGGTGGACTCCAGTGACAGACACAGAATGAAAGAGGTCAAAGAACTTCTGACTGAGATGCTGAGACAGCATAGAGTGGCTGGAAAGCCCCT ATTAGCCAATAAACAAGATAAAATGAATGCCTTACTTGGAAGTGAATTGATTGAAGCCCTATCCCTGGAGAAGCTGGTCAATCAGAGCCAGTCTCTGTGCCACATT GAGCCATGCTCTGCCTTAATGGACCTGCGGCGATGGTCAGACAGGAAGACATTGCGAGGACTAAGGTGGTTGCTACGGGCTGTGTGCCTCGACTACCCAGATCTCTGTACTCGTATAGATAGAGACAGTGGAATACCACCAGTAAAGGAGGAgcgagaaagaaaaggaaaagctgAAAAAATTCAGAAGAAAAACAATGTTCAAAG ACATCAAGGAAGTAAACCAGACAGTCACCTTGCACAGTGCCCTCTGGAGGAAGAACAGAAAAATGGGAACCAACTCCAAACAATTAGGTCAACCAAG GAGAATTCCCTTCAAAAGaaactgaagaaaaagaagatgaaggTTAAAATTAAAGCAATAAGTGTCAGAAATGACTTAGATAAAaagtgtaaagaaaaagaagtggaGGGAAATGAAGCAGAAAATAATGTTAGCAGTCAGGAGGAAACAGACAGTCATGGTTTGTTGCGacacaaaaaaaggaagctGAAACCCAAATCAAAGGTGGAGACTTTAGATCAGCCTGAGTCCCAGGAGTCCATACCCTCTAAAG CaggtaaaaagaagaaaaaagtgataAAAGGAAAGCGAAAGAACAAGATCAACACAGAAGAAATTCCTGTAAATTATAGACAGCCTGCTGATCTTGCTGCCACTTTTG ATCTTTACAGAAAAGCCATTTTGGCTTTAAAAGCTCGACAGGATCAGAGtttggtgccagaacagtgA
- the arl13a gene encoding ADP-ribosylation factor-like protein 13A isoform X1 has product MQINKDILMFESRRWCSLPQLNMFNLMSNCCNWVSKLQQPMRKVTMVVVGLDKAGKTMCIRGMLRAPHGEVSPTHGCVRYELRFENFLVNLLDMGGSPEFRSCWREFYGEAHGVIFVVDSSDRHRMKEVKELLTEMLRQHRVAGKPLLVLANKQDKMNALLGSELIEALSLEKLVNQSQSLCHIEPCSALMDLRRWSDRKTLRGLRWLLRAVCLDYPDLCTRIDRDSGIPPVKEERERKGKAEKIQKKNNVQRHQGSKPDSHLAQCPLEEEQKNGNQLQTIRSTKENSLQKKLKKKKMKVKIKAISVRNDLDKKCKEKEVEGNEAENNVSSQEETDSHGLLRHKKRKLKPKSKVETLDQPESQESIPSKAGKKKKKVIKGKRKNKINTEEIPVNYRQPADLAATFDLYRKAILALKARQDQSLVPEQ; this is encoded by the exons atgcaaataaataaggaCATATTAAT GTTTGAATCAAGAAGATGGTGCTCCCTTCCTCAACTCAATATGTTCAATTTGATGAGCAACTGTTGCAACTGGGTTTCTAAACTGCAGCAACCCATGAG AAAAGTTACTATGGTGGTGGTTGGTCTTGACAAGGCTGGAAAGACAATGTGTATCCGGGGGATGCTAAGAG ctcCCCATGGAGAAGTGAGTCCTACTCATGGATGTGTCCGTTATGAGTTAAGGTTCGAAAACTTCCTAGTGAATTTGCTGGATATGGGTGGAAGTCCTGAGTTTCGCTCATGCTGGAGGGAATTTTATGGTGAGGCCCATGGAGTCATTTTTGTGGTGGACTCCAGTGACAGACACAGAATGAAAGAGGTCAAAGAACTTCTGACTGAGATGCTGAGACAGCATAGAGTGGCTGGAAAGCCCCTGTTAGT ATTAGCCAATAAACAAGATAAAATGAATGCCTTACTTGGAAGTGAATTGATTGAAGCCCTATCCCTGGAGAAGCTGGTCAATCAGAGCCAGTCTCTGTGCCACATT GAGCCATGCTCTGCCTTAATGGACCTGCGGCGATGGTCAGACAGGAAGACATTGCGAGGACTAAGGTGGTTGCTACGGGCTGTGTGCCTCGACTACCCAGATCTCTGTACTCGTATAGATAGAGACAGTGGAATACCACCAGTAAAGGAGGAgcgagaaagaaaaggaaaagctgAAAAAATTCAGAAGAAAAACAATGTTCAAAG ACATCAAGGAAGTAAACCAGACAGTCACCTTGCACAGTGCCCTCTGGAGGAAGAACAGAAAAATGGGAACCAACTCCAAACAATTAGGTCAACCAAG GAGAATTCCCTTCAAAAGaaactgaagaaaaagaagatgaaggTTAAAATTAAAGCAATAAGTGTCAGAAATGACTTAGATAAAaagtgtaaagaaaaagaagtggaGGGAAATGAAGCAGAAAATAATGTTAGCAGTCAGGAGGAAACAGACAGTCATGGTTTGTTGCGacacaaaaaaaggaagctGAAACCCAAATCAAAGGTGGAGACTTTAGATCAGCCTGAGTCCCAGGAGTCCATACCCTCTAAAG CaggtaaaaagaagaaaaaagtgataAAAGGAAAGCGAAAGAACAAGATCAACACAGAAGAAATTCCTGTAAATTATAGACAGCCTGCTGATCTTGCTGCCACTTTTG ATCTTTACAGAAAAGCCATTTTGGCTTTAAAAGCTCGACAGGATCAGAGtttggtgccagaacagtgA
- the arl13a gene encoding ADP-ribosylation factor-like protein 13A isoform X2, whose amino-acid sequence MQINKDILMFESRRWCSLPQLNMFNLMSNCCNWVSKLQQPMRKVTMVVVGLDKAGKTMCIRGMLRAPHGEVSPTHGCVRYELRFENFLVNLLDMGGSPEFRSCWREFYGEAHGVIFVVDSSDRHRMKEVKELLTEMLRQHRVAGKPLLVLANKQDKMNALLGSELIEALSLEKLVNQSQSLCHIEPCSALMDLRRWSDRKTLRGLRWLLRAVCLDYPDLCTRIDRDSGIPPVKEERERKGKAEKIQKKNNVQRHQGSKPDSHLAQCPLEEEQKNGNQLQTIRSTKENSLQKKLKKKKMKVKIKAISVRNDLDKKCKEKEVEGNEAENNVSSQEETDSHGLLRHKKRKLKPKSKVETLDQPESQESIPSKGKKKKKVIKGKRKNKINTEEIPVNYRQPADLAATFDLYRKAILALKARQDQSLVPEQ is encoded by the exons atgcaaataaataaggaCATATTAAT GTTTGAATCAAGAAGATGGTGCTCCCTTCCTCAACTCAATATGTTCAATTTGATGAGCAACTGTTGCAACTGGGTTTCTAAACTGCAGCAACCCATGAG AAAAGTTACTATGGTGGTGGTTGGTCTTGACAAGGCTGGAAAGACAATGTGTATCCGGGGGATGCTAAGAG ctcCCCATGGAGAAGTGAGTCCTACTCATGGATGTGTCCGTTATGAGTTAAGGTTCGAAAACTTCCTAGTGAATTTGCTGGATATGGGTGGAAGTCCTGAGTTTCGCTCATGCTGGAGGGAATTTTATGGTGAGGCCCATGGAGTCATTTTTGTGGTGGACTCCAGTGACAGACACAGAATGAAAGAGGTCAAAGAACTTCTGACTGAGATGCTGAGACAGCATAGAGTGGCTGGAAAGCCCCTGTTAGT ATTAGCCAATAAACAAGATAAAATGAATGCCTTACTTGGAAGTGAATTGATTGAAGCCCTATCCCTGGAGAAGCTGGTCAATCAGAGCCAGTCTCTGTGCCACATT GAGCCATGCTCTGCCTTAATGGACCTGCGGCGATGGTCAGACAGGAAGACATTGCGAGGACTAAGGTGGTTGCTACGGGCTGTGTGCCTCGACTACCCAGATCTCTGTACTCGTATAGATAGAGACAGTGGAATACCACCAGTAAAGGAGGAgcgagaaagaaaaggaaaagctgAAAAAATTCAGAAGAAAAACAATGTTCAAAG ACATCAAGGAAGTAAACCAGACAGTCACCTTGCACAGTGCCCTCTGGAGGAAGAACAGAAAAATGGGAACCAACTCCAAACAATTAGGTCAACCAAG GAGAATTCCCTTCAAAAGaaactgaagaaaaagaagatgaaggTTAAAATTAAAGCAATAAGTGTCAGAAATGACTTAGATAAAaagtgtaaagaaaaagaagtggaGGGAAATGAAGCAGAAAATAATGTTAGCAGTCAGGAGGAAACAGACAGTCATGGTTTGTTGCGacacaaaaaaaggaagctGAAACCCAAATCAAAGGTGGAGACTTTAGATCAGCCTGAGTCCCAGGAGTCCATACCCTCTAAAG gtaaaaagaagaaaaaagtgataAAAGGAAAGCGAAAGAACAAGATCAACACAGAAGAAATTCCTGTAAATTATAGACAGCCTGCTGATCTTGCTGCCACTTTTG ATCTTTACAGAAAAGCCATTTTGGCTTTAAAAGCTCGACAGGATCAGAGtttggtgccagaacagtgA